The genomic window ACGCTctcttttaatttgtcaatAGTTGCCTGTCAAGACTGTCACGTCCAACGTCATACGTCTTCGttggaaaaatcaaaaatggcAGACAACAAACACCAAAACTGAAAACGAGTTCATTGTTTACagaaaacatataaattttcCGCCCTTTTTCTCCTAAAAATTCTTTCCTTCCATGGTAAACTCGTTAAAATTATCGATTAACCTTTGATTTCTGTCGAAATGGCTGAAGAAATAGAGAACGATGATGACCAGTGGTTGTATGGGGACAATCCTGATGGACAACCACGGGAGCCGGAAGCTGAAACTGTGCCTGTTCCCGGTGAAAGTGATGAGGTGCCTCCTGGAGAAGAGCCAGTTCCACCTATAGAACCCGCTCCTATCAAATACCCAGAGGTAAACactaaaaaactctttaaagtaTCTCATTGATTGGTAGTATCACTGAGTATATTATAACCTAAAATAGAGTTAGAATTCTTCTTTCCTAAGGTTGCTGTATTATTTACAAGAGAATCATGATtgctatataaatattttttcttaaatactcAGAGACAAAGTTTCTAAGGTGCCCATATATCTTTTGAGCAAAAGCTATATAAACTATAATAGTTGGATTGAGGGAAATTGAATTTAAACAAATACCATAAATTTTACACAAAGAAACAATAACATGAAGCAACTCTACTAACACaaaagctcaataattatggctttagaggtgtggcattgcaatggctggaatcctatctgtctaatcgtacccaaagagttacagtatctggatgtttatccgattccagatcccttaaaactggagtacctgagggttcagtgttaggaccactattattttttctctatgtaaatgatttgggttcattaaaactgcagggcaaagtagttcagtttgctgatgataccaccattttatggaatcatagaggttctgataatgttagagcccaggtttttaaggatcttaagattttatcggagtggtgtgctgcaaacaggcttgtatttaatgtgggcaaaacctttattatgggatttaagtgtgacgttcagggccttatgtttagtgaaaaccccttgcaaaacaaagaaagctgtaagttccttggtattaccattgatggtcgccttcgcttcgaagatcatatcctaaatcttgcatcaaaattatcctctggatgctttgcagtaagaatggcggggcatgagctgggaggggtagttgcacattcagtgtacttttctcttattgagtcccaccttcgttatggcttgcctttttggggtttaagcaacaagggattattaaacataatttttgtaattcaaaaaaaggcagttagatacctatgttccgctgggttaagagattcttgtaaacctctctttatatctcaaaaaatcctgactcttttttctctttttatcttagaaacagctactcttattcataaatgtcctaaacctccctctaacactggtcatatgactctcCAGgctaacgattttcccttaccaatccctacatcctccctcaccaagaactcacttatataccttagcaaaaaaatttacaaccatgttcctgtatgtatcagacaaattttagaagttaagagattcaaaaaggaattaaaatcacttttattatccagggcatattatagccttgacgatttttttaatgataccttttaactgtgctctgacatcattttagtgttttagttttgtttcctgttaaataatttaatttacttcttttttattgacagctttacttattttttaatgaatttatcaaaaagatgctttttttttctcattctgttttgttatgattaattttggtaatgtgtgtaaattttatggtaaagtgttttagatgttatgttggtttgaaatttgaaatttaaagtgaatttggaattttttagtttttaggatgcttgtacacaagattttgttgtcttacgtaatatagcacatttttctttctttctttcttcaaACCTGTTCCAAGTAGAGATGTGCGGATAGTATCtacttgatattttaatatctgACACATGCAAAGATTCGAAGTAATCAAATCCTTCGACACCAACTACTCGTTACtcaaatgcttttttaaatCTCAAATTTTCATGTCACCGGTGGCTGCTTATGCacactaaatatattttataagtaaaatatgacaatattgttaataaaatgaagtAAACGGCCGCCGATTGGACcaacaataattaatcaataatacctatttatatttatgcGACGTTGTCACCAGTTGCCACACACTTACTTGATACTTTGATACCTTGTTCTAGGTAAAAGTATTTGAATTCGTCCGACATGCCAGATTACgtgatttctttttattagcataagtattaaattatcattttgTAACATCTTACTTAAACTTGATAACCCTCTattatactcaaaaaatataacGCCAAAGGAAgccctaaatttaatataggtattcatttaaaattttaggataTATAGAACATCTCAGATATCCTGTCAAAACCTAGAACGTTTTTGGGATATcccagaaaaaattttaatgtgttaaataaacattCTTGGAATGTCACACATTGTAACACTATTATagattaaacattatttttcttatgtcttttaaattttttagtgatAATCATTTGTAGCTCTATTGAAATGTATGTAATTCTACTATTAAGTTATTATATTGAACACAATATGTTCTGCCTTGATTGAATATTCTCttatattaaatgttcaaatggTAATTATAGAAACTACTTTTTTCGGGTGCACATATGCACACAATGTCAACAATTCTTCTCAGTTAATAAATAACAATGTTATGAGTAGAAAACTTACCAAGTACATGATCAGTGTGAGCTAACCAACTTAGTACATTATCGCCACCATCAATATTTAAAACCACATCAGTTCCAAAAACTTAACATATCAGCAATCAACTGAACATTAAGACCATCATAGGATGGACGTTGGTGGATATCCTAAAAGTATCAGTTCAAAtaggaaaattaataatacacagcaaaaaacaatacataaaatatatagcaataaacaatgttttttgccaaatttgcaaagatttatatttactattgactacttatttaaatttattcttattattaggATCACCAATTCCAAGATGATGGACCTCCAGGTGTGGATGAACCATTAGAAAAACCTGAAAATGGAGAAGCAGATAATGATCAGGAAGATGGTGAACTAAAACAAAATGGAGAAGATGAGGAAGATCTTGAAGACGACAGTGATGAAGATGATGTTAATGTTGTGATTGGAGATATTAAAACTCCAACAGCTTATCCTCAACAGCATAGTATTAAAAgaggtaaaaatattaatataagaattaacattTAAGCTATAAATGAATTTGCTAATAGGTGGTTTAACAACAACAATTGGCGACAAAAGCAAACAAATTCAGCAAAGTGGAAAGTTCCAAGTAGAAGAGTTTGAACAAATTGGCACTATTAATGGGGTTCCTGCTTGTGATTATAACTTGGACGGCCTGGAGGATAAGCCATGGAGAAAACCCGGTGCAGATATCacagattattttaattttggttttaatgagGACACTTGGAAGGCTTATTGCGAAAGACAAAAGAGGTAAGAGCTTTGTAAACTTGGTActtatttaactaaataatattgaatagaACTTATCTAGGGTTTAATAGCACTacagtagttttttattattaaaaatttagcaatTATGCCAAAAGCTAtagctaaattaatattttctaatattttctaagtttttttcactaagtttttttattattttgatttttattattaagtcaaAGGTTTTGAAAAAAAGCCTCTTCCTATATTTTCTGTCACTATATAGTACAAGTACATTTCAAAAGAGGTTatgctaattatttttataatggaACATTTTACTATGATAATTGTATTGagttttgtgtttaaaaatttgtaaaattgtctTAATgactaaaaatgaaataaaaaggtTAGGTTTAATATCTTTTAACCGCACAATTGCTATAAACTCATTAGTTAATATAAactcaatattattaaattattaaataaactcaTAGTAAAGAGTATGAAGccatatttttatagaaaagttcTCCAATGAagaggattttcaaaaaaattgtacttgaCATCGAAATACGGCCATAATaaggcccaaaaagtatacagcaGTATACAGCACATCTGTACCTTAATTTCTATTGAGCTCCATGTTGTTGAGCTTATAGAtagattttgagataaaaaattatttctttcttaGTTGTATTTAATTACTTGTTTCATTGGTTTTGTCATATAAAAGATTATTGATATATAAGATTTAGagataaaaatgaattaatgtACTTACAGTGACAGACAGAAACTTGCTTATTAAGaacataaaacaaataatttaaaaccattatttagattgaaaaaaaaattgaaccatGTCAATTTTGCTTAACACTATgtgaatttaattaaagtacAAGTGGatgattttttgttattttattaacctCATTCTACAACTTCCTTGAATGAATGGAGACCACCTCTTCaacattttatctttttttttttagaatcagaATTAATGAATCAGGGGTGGGCATAATGCCACTAAACTCCATAGGGCTCCCAAGAGGCCCTACCGTTGTCATGCACGATAACAACAAATTTATCAACCAAAACAACTTCATGCAAAACCAGCAGAAGCCCATATTATCTCCGGTCATTCATAATGATGCTCCGAAAGTAAACGTCATCCAAGTAATGACGGCAGACAGAAGAGAGTACAGTAGAAAACCCGGCTTTCCGGACATGAGCGTTCCTCCGCCGATGGGTTACGCGGAACCGGCACCGTTCATTCCACCTCCAGAATATGGATTCAATCCTGAGCCCGAACCATTTTATGGTGGTTATGAACCGACCCAGGATTCTCAATGGATGGAGGGCCAGGGTAATCCCCATTGGCAACCTTCGGAAATCAAGACATTAACGGGGGCGAGTCCTCCCAGGTCGCCTAATAGGATGGGCCCACCGAATTCAAGGAGATCACCTACGGCTAGGAGAAGCAGTTCCAGGGATAGAGATCGAGACAAAGAGAGCAGATCGAGATCTGTTAGATCTAGGGATGGAGATAGGGAAAAGTAAGTTCTTAGATCAAACACcaatcaaatcatttattttctgTAGTCAGTTGAGTTGCTATACTACGGCAtcaaaaagttcattttttaaatagatacaATCGTTACAAACATACACGGCGATTGgtttttctgtttaattttttggcattaatttttgtagtgaatttaggtatatttataattttttatttatttagttatttaccAGTATCAACAGACCCATTACAGACATTAACtataacatatttattacatattaacTAAACATAAGAACACAATAGGTTAACCTATgacattaataaaaacaaaattacaaaaagtgtCAAACACACAGCCGGACATGATATGAGtccttcttttatttttcgagaTTATGCACCATGTTTCCCTGCTGAGGAGCAGTATTATTCAATGTTGTTATAAGAACTTCCACTTTTCCAGATGTTTGGAAGATTTCTAAAATTACGCCAATACATAAGAGCGGTGCAACAgacaatattgaaaattatagaCCTGTCTCCATATGGGTATGGTGACAGTATACCTATAGAGAGTATGGTGCCCCAGGTAATACATCTTGATGGGTCTAGAGGTGAACATGGTGACATTACTCCTATCCACAAAAGTGGTGATAAGTGCAATATTAAAAACTACaggcctataagtattttatcagtaATACGCAAGATATTTGAACAGTGTGTTATGCAAGTGCTATCAACTCATTTCCAAGGTAGAATATTACCTTAACAGCATGGGTTTACCACCAGTAGTAGTGCAGATaccaatttatatttattcaccaactatatttttaaagactttGAATCAGGGTATTATGATGTTTGTTTTGCATACAAAGTGTTAAATAACTATACCGGGTgatgcgtcgccgagcggaacataagaaaacccatgtaaattttaagggggtcaattattggcttccctgtacattttatagaaaaaacgtaagataactttttgaagagaccaatctggcaaacccttgtgcaaagtttcaaaaatttttaataagtgaatcttgaattattcaattaaatgtaattgcaaaatcagcaaattttcggtttaggtaaaaccaaacgggcaccagtaaaatgaatattgtcactgacgtgaggaaaagtgtcaataaatcagtgacagtcgatatttgaaaacaagtataaattattcaatcgacgaaaaaatagccataattaagtgtaACATTATgctggaaacagttttagagcagtatctgaaatgttttcacttatttccccaccaagcccattccgtccatttcaactattaaacgtattgtcaataagttcgagtccaaaggtaccgtaataaataattgtaaatgttcaacacaggatatcgaaaatagggctgaagaaagagagaacagagatcttaatattctaccgagtgtggaggaaaacaagatggttagtacgagggtttttggacaagaggtaaataaacatcatacaacggtattgcgcaaaaaacacaaaaattattcgtataaattcgaaaaacatcaagagctgcaggaaggagatgaagagcgaagaatggcattttgttttgaaatgatggaaagggcaaggaatttttataagaaatatttgtttttccgATGaatgtaccgggtgtacaactaagagaggtcgccggccatatctcaATAACTAGTCATCCCACAGcagagggaaaaaaatatttcttataaaagcggcaaagagaaatcgttggaaattatttacaagttcgtacgatgaccgctagggggcgtaatacaacattgaaatagaaaaaattggttttattgaaaatattcaaagtgaatcctagagaaaaatgatgccattttaaagtatgataaattctaaacattttttatttcaaactttttttttaatctgtcaaGTAATAGGTggggaagggttgaatatttatatctaaaaataaaacttttgattggcctaaccaattttaacgagctaacttttgttttcaagaataattatcaggctttatgtggtataattacttaTGTGGCGCTAGAAGGCGGTTTGtgttattttggaatttttcagcGATTgtctggcaaatattaaatacaacgatataattttttttacttaggctaaaagaacataaaaaaacataaaaactggcgcaaaccgcaactcgatatcttatcTTATTCCgaaactataaattaaaatgtttttgaacaataaaaataaaactccataactcaaatttttgtaataaataaattgttttatactTTTAATAGTGTCTTAGATGCTCAAactgttttccttcattttcaatACCCAGTCAAGGTCGTTGCGTCGCTGACTGGATTTCTGCTGTGGGTAACGAATTTATTGCATTGCGTATTTGGTCCTGCATGTTGTTCTGTGTTTTGGGTGGGGtgacaaaaactaaatctttaatcCTTCCTCACAGATAAAAATCTAGAACAGTCAGATCTGGGGATCAAGCAGGTCAAGGAAAAATACTTCCTCTTCCTATCCACAAACGATACTGTCTGGTTAAGTATTGACGAACCTAAACTGCAAAATGTGCAGGGCAACCATcatgttggaaaattatttgcccTCTTGTTTCCAAATCAAAATCTTCCAGTAACCCCGGGACatcattttgcaaataaattaaatacacattaccagaaagtgtttgattgaaaaagaaaggaccaataatttttccgCCAATAATTCCGCACCACGCATTTACAGTCCATCTGCCTTGGTGTTGAGTCTCGCAAATCCAACAGGGATTTTGTTctgcccaataatgcaaattatgCAAGTTTACACCATCATCACTGCTTAATAATGCCTCGTCCGTCCATAATATCTTCGAGATAAATCGGGTATCTTCTCCAACCATGTTCAACAGCCAATAACAGAAATTGAGTCTGTTATCAAAGTCTTTTTCCTGGTGCAGAACCACGTGATAGGGATGAAGTCTAAgtaaaaaccaataaatataagataataggatgcttattagtgttgtaacaaataaaaataggtacctgtgctctttcagaatattttctactgtaTCGAGGCACTCCCAATTCCCTAGAAATATTTCGGATGCTTATGTGAGGGTTTATACATAtatgccaaaatatttataacgtttgCCTCTATGCGCCCTCGCCTTCATCTTCGATGAATATTGCCGCGAATAAGGAAGTATTTTTCCTTGACCTGCTCGATACCCAGATCTAACTGTTCTagatttttatctgtggggaaggattaaagatttagtttttgtcaCCCCATCCAAAACACAGAACGACATGCAGgaccaaaaaaaatgcaataaattcgTTACCCACATCAGAAATCCAGTCAGCGACGCAAAGACCTTGACTGGGTattgaaaatgaaggaaaacagtttgagcatctaagacactattaaaaatataaaacaatttatttattacaaaattttgagttctggagttttatttttattgttcaaaaacattttaatttataatttcggaataaaataagatatcgagttgcggtttgcaCCAGTTTCTATGctttttcatgctcttttagcctaaatgaaaaaaattacgtcgttgtttttaatatttgctagaaaatcgctgaaaaagtacaaattaaaataaaccgccctctagcgctcaacaaaataactaaaacggctaagtaattataccacataaaagcctaataattatcctttaaaatagaagtaagctcgttaaaattcgttaggccaatccaaagttatcaagaattttagatataaatatttaacccttcccccacctattatttgacattttaaagaaaaaagtttgcaataaaaaatgtttagaatttataatacttttaaatggcaGCATTCTTTTCTAggatttacttttaatattttcaataaaaccaactttttctatttcaatcTTGTATTACGCCCCCTAGCAGTCAGCGTACGAACTTGTAAATCatttccagcaatttctctttgccgcttttatcagaaatatttatttccctACGCTGTGCGATGAGTACTTACtcagatatggccggcgacctcttttagttgtacacccggtacagggtggtgcgatttcgactattttaacagaaaactcgtattttccgaacagatagaaaaaaattgacttatatgtcatgagctcaaattttgtaaaaaaaaaaattttaagttattaaaattttactatgtcaaactgtttggccgctagggggcgtttcTTGACTTTGGTCGATTTCGGTAAttagccataacttttttgctattaaagataattgacttctgaaaacactttctcaaagtattttttaatgataaatatttttatgttatatattttatattgtttttatgaCACATGCTTAACTATTTTCATTAACATACTTTTTTATAACACATGCAtcaattatttcaatattaaatatttcgaaaacggttGCTCTTGTTTTTCTTTCTTGTTTGCAAATGTATTTCTTTgaccaaaaatataatacaaggttttaaaaaaagtcatgaGCCTTTGAAAGTCATAAAAGACACGTAGATAGCGCCCTTTACGAGTAAGGGCTAAATTAGGGACTTCAAATTTGTCACCTCAAAAAACCCTCAGGCATACCAATTTTCGTTCAGAAATCGGCATTATTTAGGAAATTatgcagaaaaaataaaaataagtctttcaccctgtatcttaagaATAAATCATTTTAGACCACACATGTATAGGATTTAGTAGGTGTATAggaccttaaaaataattaaaaaatcatcttgTAAAATATCGGACACTTATATtaaataacaccctgtatacgtaATGTACGAAATACGTCCGGGATTTTGTTAACATTATTACATTGTCTACGCGTAGACAATGAGCTTGCCTACGTCTACATTGTTTACTTGCCGATCAGTGGTTGTAagctataattattattacatacgTAATTATagctttattgtttttaattaataactcAAAAGTTATATTTCTCTACGTCAATCAATGAAtaagtgttttatttaattttgtttatggttttgTAGGTCAAGGAGGCGTGACAGATCGCGTAGTCGCTCCAGAAGACATAAATCCCGATCCAGAAGTCCCAGTCATAGAagtcataagaaaaaaaagtcgCGTCGTCACGACGACAGGGACAGTGAATAAGGGTTATTTCGGGGTGTCTTAATGTTAAGATAAAGACCTTTTTATCTTGGTATTTTAATCTGattatagtaaataatatttgaaatgcaTTTGTcttgaaattgcaaaaaaattaataaattgccgAGTTTATAATagatagaatataatttttatttatttattttttacattaataaattaactgttgtttaattaaaatattatgaaggTCAAATATACGTCAGATCATGGGATATGATTAACGAGACCATTCTAGGAGAACCCTTTGTTGAATGaacactgtttaaaaaaaatataagaattattaaaaaaatcgtttcaaacCGTTTTTGAAAACAAGGAAGTGAATGATGTCTATGATACTTTGATGTTATGCTATGTCTTATAATATTGATACATTCTTCaatatactatttattttaaactttgtcCATGCATGTCGATGAGTCGGAACATTTTTTATCGTGTACATGAAATATGACTGGAATGTACTTTTCCGAAAACTTTTCtgccattttgttttgaatacTAATAGTGACGCAATGTCTCGGATATTTTCCGACTAACATTTAAGTAATGTATCATAAACATATTGCAAACAACATGGGTTCAAGAAGAACAGGAGTACATCGCAGGGACAATACGATAGTTAATATCATGGATGCTTTTGATGAGCATTGTGATAGTTTGTAGTTCGACTACTGACACTACTGCTCACGATAACAACGAGCCACGGGGCTGCTCcttaagtgattttttcaataatcagTACACTGAGCTTTATATTAAGTACAGTAACAAAATCATCCAGGTACGTACTACAAATTAAAATGTTTCAATGCATTTTCGCTTTGAAACTAACCCTTTGAAAAATccccctttttttttaattcatagaactcgtccattatctcaaagagacctacgtaattagagaaaaaaatgaaaactcaagtctcagtctcaaaatatctttttaattaatcaggtaaaatgttt from Anthonomus grandis grandis chromosome 13, icAntGran1.3, whole genome shotgun sequence includes these protein-coding regions:
- the LOC126744104 gene encoding pre-mRNA 3'-end-processing factor FIP1, with the translated sequence MAEEIENDDDQWLYGDNPDGQPREPEAETVPVPGESDEVPPGEEPVPPIEPAPIKYPEDHQFQDDGPPGVDEPLEKPENGEADNDQEDGELKQNGEDEEDLEDDSDEDDVNVVIGDIKTPTAYPQQHSIKRGGLTTTIGDKSKQIQQSGKFQVEEFEQIGTINGVPACDYNLDGLEDKPWRKPGADITDYFNFGFNEDTWKAYCERQKRIRINESGVGIMPLNSIGLPRGPTVVMHDNNKFINQNNFMQNQQKPILSPVIHNDAPKVNVIQVMTADRREYSRKPGFPDMSVPPPMGYAEPAPFIPPPEYGFNPEPEPFYGGYEPTQDSQWMEGQGNPHWQPSEIKTLTGASPPRSPNRMGPPNSRRSPTARRSSSRDRDRDKESRSRSVRSRDGDREKSRRRDRSRSRSRRHKSRSRSPSHRSHKKKKSRRHDDRDSE